The window ATATCTAATTCATCCAATTCTTAAAGATTATATCTCGACGCTATTTTTACTCTCGATCAAATTCGATCGTACATAATTAGATTGGTCCAATGCATTAATAATTACATATCTGATCCGAATTAATGGGTTAGATTATAATAATACATGTAACTTTAATATTAAAGAAGCTGATGAGGAAATGTAAATAGTgatcaattaattaattaatatacacGCTTGATTAAGGGACGGGtaaataatcatcatttattGGGGTGCATAAATCGATAGCTCTTGAGAGGACATTTGTTTGAGCTTTTACGACATCACCAGCATCTAACAAGAAAGCAGGATTCCGATTCAATTGTCACAGAGACGAGAGTAGAATAGGATTAAGAATGCTGCTGATTTGGAAGTGCAAAGCATAGCAGTGCAGAGTACACAGATTCTTAACCAAGACGCCTGTGATTCCTTCCATGCATAACTCTCACGATTCATTCACCATTTCTTATCCACAGAAGAAAAGAATGCATGGGGGGCTCATCGGTCAATTGGTTTTTGGAACTCCATAGACCAGTAGTCTGAATCCGAGAACTCAGGTGTTGAAGAACTCATCTGCATGCTTCTGAGATCTCCAGAACAGCCGTCGCCACCATACCTGAAAAGCCTTGCTCAGGTTCGGGCACCCTGTGCCATGCTCCGCAAAGCAGCGAAACCATTCCTCGAAAAAGCTCTGCTGCTGTTTCAATGGAAGGGTGAGCAATGCTTGCCCTAGGCTCTCCTCCAACGTTCTCATATCCAGCCCCTTGGAGCACCGCTGCAACCAGCCAAAGTCCCACAACATCggttcaaaccatgctctgagaaCGGCGAACCTCTCATCGCCATGgcattgcagctttctcctcccAAGTCCAATGAATACACTTGCTGAGATGCGGCTGAGCTCGTACCTCATCATCGGCGATGCCCTTCCGTGCATCTTGATCAGTTCCTCTTGGTTTGCCCACATGTGCACAAAATCTTCGGCCATCTCCTTTTCCATCAGGATTTCTAACAGCCAGTTGAGGTTTTCGACTTGCTTTGAGACCCTCTCGATCAGTGGCTTTGTTTCCATTCGACCCACGATGCCACGGTCTGAGGCTTCCTCAAAGAGATGGACAAGGGAATTCAAACATGAATGGCAAGTGTCATACAGCCTCTCCTTGTCGACTCCAGCGGGGTCCTTTTGGTAGACTGAGCTTTTGGATAGGAGACCGCTGACGAGAGACTGCATCTCCTTCCTTGCTTTTGTATTTGTCCCGTTCGTGACGGATTGAATAAGATGAACGGCTAGATCCTCAGGGTTATTCTGGCCTTGTGGACCCAACCTCGCTAGGATATCTTCTGAAATTGCTTCATCAAATTTACACCTCACAAACAAGCTCTTCAGCTTCTCCTCCTCATTCTCACTCCATGGAACAGCCTCAATGTACCTTAAGCAGGATTTCATGCCTCTGTCAAACATAATTGTTGAAGATACCTAAAAAAAGAAACAAGTCATTACAATCCCAAGAAGAAAGGCAGACacaaaatacattaaaaaaaaaacatgcaaTGATGTACACAAGAATAAACAAGTAAAATTGCATTTCCAAGTCACTAGAATAAAGTGCTGATAACAGATGCTTGTAGGTGTTATCTACCGGTTGAAAGGTTTTTCTGAATCTTATAAAAGCTTCCATAGAAAAGAAAACCTAATTCGAACATTAGGATCCAACTTGGCTAAAAAACACTCTAATGCAATTATTCTCTCTTAAAAATACCACAAACTTCTCAAGAAGGCACAGAAGAACCACCATCAGAGTCAATTTCTAGGGAGGTCAGATGGAAGTTATAGTACTTTGACATGTAAATATTTTAGGCATAAGAACATTATAATATTTACATTATAAGAAGAAGAGGCATGTCTCTGATACTAAACTACATTTTCAAGACAATACTACTGACACTCAAATAAGCTCAGTTCCTTAAGAATAATCCTCATTGACCTCTAGAACCAAATTATGAGCACTTCCACACACATCTTCATAAATTCTGTAATTCACGACAGGCTACATATTATGAAACCGACGGAAACTCTGGTGACCAGCAAATTATCATCTAATTATCAGCAAATTACTAGTTTATGATTACAGTTTCATGCAAAACAAAGTTGCATCCCCTTGTTCCTATTCAGTGGTTTGGGTTCTGCAAGGCCAGTCAAAGGGAGTTCATCTTCCAGCATAGTTTGTTTACCTCCTAACTTGAACCCTAATTGCACAGCCTCGCTCACAATGAGACACCACAAATCGAGTTCCTTCGAGTCAAAGACTGATTGATTCAGCATCAAATGGAAATTGTAGCAGTTCTTCTGAAAGTTACCTTAAGATTTGTCCAAACCAAATTTCACATACGGATTGCATTAACATATCAACTCTCGTGCAAAAAAATTTACTTACAGATTGCATCAATATATCACCTCCCGTACCAAACAAAAGATACAGAACGGGATGAAAGAAATGATTGACCAATTGAAAGCATCCTCACCTCAAGTATGTCGATTGCTCGGGAGACGCCTCCCTTGATCAGCCACCTCGCTGCATCCTTAGCATACATCAGCTCGATGGTCTCCTTGA of the Musa acuminata AAA Group cultivar baxijiao chromosome BXJ2-10, Cavendish_Baxijiao_AAA, whole genome shotgun sequence genome contains:
- the LOC135624415 gene encoding BTB/POZ domain-containing protein At2g13690-like; translated protein: MADARRRSPGLRRALCCTFAASTQSPDRPRHDCPHPRRRPSKPPPKTPCPGSLHSSPSPTSRLGLGIIDRRRILSPGRVSPIDSDAPLGPLPEISDSVSIASVVAESEPERPDPVSKDRSLASENPDAENRACFGESGSELKLSLKGKDGRCLVLELEPGILSESSALLAAMLSKSARQVPDASGDSCKIEFSGLENVDVFKETIELMYAKDAARWLIKGGVSRAIDILEVSSTIMFDRGMKSCLRYIEAVPWSENEEEKLKSLFVRCKFDEAISEDILARLGPQGQNNPEDLAVHLIQSVTNGTNTKARKEMQSLVSGLLSKSSVYQKDPAGVDKERLYDTCHSCLNSLVHLFEEASDRGIVGRMETKPLIERVSKQVENLNWLLEILMEKEMAEDFVHMWANQEELIKMHGRASPMMRYELSRISASVFIGLGRRKLQCHGDERFAVLRAWFEPMLWDFGWLQRCSKGLDMRTLEESLGQALLTLPLKQQQSFFEEWFRCFAEHGTGCPNLSKAFQVWWRRLFWRSQKHADEFFNT